The nucleotide sequence GTGCAGCAACCAGAAGCCCGTAAAACGATCGGTCGCCTCAAGCGGCGCCTCGATGTGGCCGCGTTCGACCCATCGGCCCGAGATCTGCAACGCCACGCCCATCGTATAATTGCGGTCCTGGTTGATCGGCGGGACGAAAAAATCCTGGTCGACGAAGAGGCCGAAACCGGAAATCGGCTGCTCGTCGCGCGCGGCGCTGTCCGCCGCCTCGGCGCCGTCCGACAATGGGGTCTCGTCGTCATCCGCGTCCTTGGCGGAGGACGGCTTCACGCCAACCAGCGCGATCGCCGCGAACAAAATGCCGGCCGCCAAAGCGGCGCGCGCGCGCATCAAAATGCGTCGCCCGCGCCGGATAGCTCCGCGGCGATGATCGCGTCACGCAGCCGCGCGGCGGCGGCAAGGCCCTTCGCGGTTTGCGACGGATACCAGGACAAGGGCACCGCATCGACAAGAAACGCGCTCGGCCGGTCGGGGATGTCGAATCGCCCGCCGCCTCGCGCGATCGCATCACGGGGGCCTTCGAGCAGATCGCGCGGCAGCTCGAACGCGTAGGGCTCGGTCGAATACAACATCGCGTCGGCGTCGATCGAAAGGAGCGCGCCGGGCTCGATTTGCGGAAAGCGCTCGTATTCGCCCGGCAGCGCATTCTCGATTCCCGCCGCGGCGAGCAGGCGCGAAATGTAGGTGTCGTGCCCCGCGACCATCCACGGGTCTTTCCATACCAGATAGACGACGCGCGGGCGCGGGCCGGTTTGCGCGGCGGCGTGCATCTCGCCGCAAAGGCGCGTGACCTCGCCGGCCAACTCGCGCGCGGCGTCGCGGCGGCCCGTGATGTAACCAAGCTCCTCCCAAAGCGCGGGCGCGTCGTGCGGCGCGCCGGGGTCGGTCAACAGCACGGGCGCGCGTTCGGCGATCTCCTCCACGCGGCGGCGCACGTTCTCTTCCTTGTTGGCGAGTACGACATCGGGCGACAGGGCGAGGATCTCATCGACGCGGCAGTTTTTCGTTCCGCCGAACGCGGGCACGGCAAGCGCCTTCTCGGGCCGAACGCAAAACTCCGTGCGTCCGACAAGCGCATCGCCCGCGCCGAGCATGAAAAGCGCATCGGTCAGGCTCGGCACCAGCGATACGATGCGCCGGGCAGGCGCGGCGAACGCGGGGCCAAGCCACGCGCTTCGGGTCGCGTATCGCCCGCCGGGAACGAGGGTGGTGTGCGTGCCGTGCATGGAATCGCAATTTACCACGGAGGACACAGAGGACACAGAGAAAACACATCAGTGTTTTTTTGCGATTCCCTCCGTGTCCTCTGTGTCCTCCGTGGTTAGTGCGCTTTCCCCATCGCCCGCCGCACCTCGAGCGCGAAGTGGCCGAGGATGAACGCGGCCGCGGCGGGCACCAGGGCGTACAGGGCGATCGCGCGGAACGTCGGCGCGAAGGGGTGCGATGTCGTCGTCAGGACGAGATGCGTCGTGTAGACGGCATAAAGCGCCACCAGAACCGCGCCTTCGGTCCGCGTGATCGATCCGTACGAAAAGAAGACCGGAAAACACACGACGGCGACCGCGATCATCACGGGGAGATCAAACGCGAAGGCTTGCGCGGGTACCGGAACGCCGCCTCCGGGCGCGACGATGGCCGTCAAGGCCAGCACGCACAGGATGTTGAAGATGTTGCTGCCCACCGCGTTGCCGACGGCGATGTCGCGCTCGCCGCGATACGAGGCCATCGCGCTCGCGGCGACCTCCGGCAGCGACGTGCCCGCCGCGATGATCGTCAGGCCGATGACGATCTCCGAGATGCCAAGGCGCGTCGCGAAGGCCACCGCCCCGGCGACGAGCCAGCGCGATCCGACGGCCAAAAGCACGAGGCCGGCGGCGATGAGCGCGCCGTTGACCGCGTAATCCCTGGGGCCTTCGGCGGCCTCGCCGAATTCGGCTTCGAACTCCTTTTTGATCTCGCGGGTCTCGCGGCGGCTCTTGCGGACAAGGACGACAAGGTACGCGGCGAGCACCGCGAACAGGATCGCGCCGTCGACGCGCCCGATCCGGCCGTCGTATGCCATCCCCCAGGCGGCGACGGACACGACGATCATGAGCGGCACGTCCAGGCGCACGAGCTGCGCCTTCACCGAAAGCGGCGAAATGATCGCGGCCAGGCCCAGGATGAAAAGGATATTGAAAATATTGCTGCCGACGACGTTGCCAAGCGCGATTCCCGGCGCGCCGTCGAGGCTCGAATTCACGGACACGGCAAGCTCCGGGCTGCTCGTGCCGAACGCGACAACGGTCAGCCCGACGACAAGAGGCGTGATGCCGGCGGCGACCGCAAGCCGCGCCGCGCCGCGCACGAGAAGCTCCGCGCCGACGAGCAAGGCGACAAGGCCAAGGAGGAAAAGGAAGAGCGTCACAGGGAATGCGGAGTGCGGAATGCGGAATGCGGAATGGATTCGCAATTCACCACGGAGAACACAGAGGACACGGAGGGAACAGATTCATTCACGCAAGAATCCTGCGTGCTCTCTGTGTCCTCTGTGGTAAAGCTCATTTCTTTTTCGGCCGCGCGACGTGCACGCACGCGCCGAGCGCCGTCTCCGCCGCCTCCATGATTGACTCGGAGAGCGTCGGGTGCGGGTGGATCGTCGAGGCCAGGTCTTCGAGCGTCGCCCCCATTTCGATAGCGAGCGCGCATTCCGCGATCATCTCTGAGGCGTGTGGCGCGGCGATGCCGATCCCAAGCAGAAGGCCGCTGTCCTTGTCGGCGACGATCTTCACGACGCCTTCGGTGCGTCCGATGGTTTTCGCCCGGCCAAGCGCGGCAAGCGGGAAGCGGGCGACATTCACGTTCAGGCCGGCGTTCTTCGCCTCGGCCTCCGTAAGTCCCGCGGAAACGAGCTCCGGATCGGTGAACACCACCGCGGGGATCGCACGGTTGTCGAACGCGCTCGGATGCCCGGCGATGACCTCCGCGGCGACCTTGCCTTCGCGGCTCGCCTTGTGAGCGAGCATCGGGCCGGGCGTCACGTCGCCGATGGCGAAGATGTTCGTTTCGGCGGTGCGCCGCGTCTCGTCCACCTCGATGAATCCGTCCTCGCGAACCTTCACGCCCGTCTTGTCGAGCCCCAGATCGTCTGTGTTCGGGCGTCGGCCGACGGCGACCAGGACGCGGTCGAAGGTTTCCGTCACGGACTTTCCGCCGGTTTCGATCGTCACGGCGAAACCGGACTTCTGTTTCTTGATCGCCGTGACTTTCGTCGAAAGGCGCAACGATTCGAATCGCGCCTCGCACGATTTTTTCACGACGCGCACCAGGTCGGGGTCCATGCCGGCAAGGAGGCCCGGAAGCAGTTCGACGACGGCGACCTTCGAGCCGAGCCCCGCGTACACGAGCCCGAGTTCCAGTCCGATGTATCCGCCGCCGACGACAAGAAGGCGCTTGGGGATTTCGCGCAATTCGAGCGCCGCGGTCGAGTCCCACACGCCCTCCACCCCGCGCGCGAACGGCGGCAGCGCGGGGCGCGAGCCGGTGGCGATGATGGCGTGTTCGAACTTGACGCCGGCCAGGTCCGAGGCCGCGTTTTCGTCGCCCTCCACGCGCAGCGTTTTCGAATCGGTGAAGTGCGCCGAGCCGCGCACCGTGGTGACGCCACGCCCCTTCAATAGCCCCGACACGCCCCTCGACAAGTCGCCGACGACCTTTTCCTTGAAGGCGCGCATCGCGTCGATGTCCACCGCCAGGTCCTTGAACGTGACCCCCATCTCCTTCGCCGCCATCGCGGTGTGGATCGTCTCGACCGCGGCGATGAGCGTTTTTGACGGAATGCAGCCCTCGAGCAGGCACACGCCGCCGTCTTGCGGCCGGCGCTCGATGAGGATGACCTCCTTGCCGAGATCCGCGGCGCGCAGCGCGGCGACGTAGCCGCCCGGTCCCGCGCCGATGACGACGACCTCGGTCTTCTCGGTGAACTCGCCCATCACCATCGGTCAGCCCTCGACCAGCAGGCGGCGCGGGTTTTCGATGAGCGCGATGATGTGGTTGAGGAAACGCGCGGCGTCGGCGCCGTCGTTGACGCGGTGATCGAAGCACACGGCGATCGGCATCATCTTGCGTATCACGATGCGCCCGTCGCGCACGACCGGCTTGTCCTGCACCTTGTACACGCCGAGGATCGCCACTTCCGGGTAGTTGATGATCGGCG is from bacterium and encodes:
- a CDS encoding helical backbone metal receptor, with the protein product MHGTHTTLVPGGRYATRSAWLGPAFAAPARRIVSLVPSLTDALFMLGAGDALVGRTEFCVRPEKALAVPAFGGTKNCRVDEILALSPDVVLANKEENVRRRVEEIAERAPVLLTDPGAPHDAPALWEELGYITGRRDAARELAGEVTRLCGEMHAAAQTGPRPRVVYLVWKDPWMVAGHDTYISRLLAAAGIENALPGEYERFPQIEPGALLSIDADAMLYSTEPYAFELPRDLLEGPRDAIARGGGRFDIPDRPSAFLVDAVPLSWYPSQTAKGLAAAARLRDAIIAAELSGAGDAF
- a CDS encoding calcium/sodium antiporter, which gives rise to MTLFLFLLGLVALLVGAELLVRGAARLAVAAGITPLVVGLTVVAFGTSSPELAVSVNSSLDGAPGIALGNVVGSNIFNILFILGLAAIISPLSVKAQLVRLDVPLMIVVSVAAWGMAYDGRIGRVDGAILFAVLAAYLVVLVRKSRRETREIKKEFEAEFGEAAEGPRDYAVNGALIAAGLVLLAVGSRWLVAGAVAFATRLGISEIVIGLTIIAAGTSLPEVAASAMASYRGERDIAVGNAVGSNIFNILCVLALTAIVAPGGGVPVPAQAFAFDLPVMIAVAVVCFPVFFSYGSITRTEGAVLVALYAVYTTHLVLTTTSHPFAPTFRAIALYALVPAAAAFILGHFALEVRRAMGKAH
- the lpdA gene encoding dihydrolipoyl dehydrogenase, encoding MVMGEFTEKTEVVVIGAGPGGYVAALRAADLGKEVILIERRPQDGGVCLLEGCIPSKTLIAAVETIHTAMAAKEMGVTFKDLAVDIDAMRAFKEKVVGDLSRGVSGLLKGRGVTTVRGSAHFTDSKTLRVEGDENAASDLAGVKFEHAIIATGSRPALPPFARGVEGVWDSTAALELREIPKRLLVVGGGYIGLELGLVYAGLGSKVAVVELLPGLLAGMDPDLVRVVKKSCEARFESLRLSTKVTAIKKQKSGFAVTIETGGKSVTETFDRVLVAVGRRPNTDDLGLDKTGVKVREDGFIEVDETRRTAETNIFAIGDVTPGPMLAHKASREGKVAAEVIAGHPSAFDNRAIPAVVFTDPELVSAGLTEAEAKNAGLNVNVARFPLAALGRAKTIGRTEGVVKIVADKDSGLLLGIGIAAPHASEMIAECALAIEMGATLEDLASTIHPHPTLSESIMEAAETALGACVHVARPKKK